A DNA window from Rhineura floridana isolate rRhiFlo1 chromosome 11, rRhiFlo1.hap2, whole genome shotgun sequence contains the following coding sequences:
- the LOC133366080 gene encoding uncharacterized protein LOC133366080 produces the protein MLEGIVQAQNPTWADIQQLMAYLLTSEQRRTVQSNMEEVVRQAAVAANQADPTIWIRERAPVTNPNWALNAIEGQNSQTMYQTLFLDAVKKGKKKLMNMQKIHDVVQKKDEAPGEFLERLQEAYRKHSPLDPEEEGNRSIIVMSFVAQSAPDIRKKLQKTEGFEGMPLSQLKAIADRVYNNRDAEEVKDKERRMKEKACLLAAALQGPSGPAVPDWRRGRGRGRGREVMGRSSLDRNQCAYCKGYNHWKNECPEREKKFKRQIEGEATMKGARGLLQGGLYRGRPSEIGGRIPYPQETEPEESYPARP, from the coding sequence ATGCTTGAGGGCATAGTTCAGGCCCAGAATCCTACTTGGGCCGACATTCAACAGTTGATGGCGTACCTCCTTACCAGTGAACAAAGaaggacagttcagagtaatatggAAGAAGTAGTGCGCCAAGCAGCAGTAGCTGCGAATCAGGCAGATCCTACTATCTGGATCAGAGAAAGGGCACCGGTCACAAACCCTAATTGGGCTTTGAATGCCATTGAAGGACAAAACTCTCAGACAATGTACCAGACATTGTTCCTAGATGCAGtcaaaaagggaaagaagaagttgATGAATATGCAAAAAATACATGATGTGGTCCAGAAGAAGGACGAGGCCCCAGGAGAATTTTTAGAGCGTCTACAAGAAGCATATCGAAAACACAGTCCCCTAGACCCTGAAGAGGAAGGGAATAGGTCTATTATTGTGATGAGTTTTGTGGCACAGTCAGCTCCTGACATCCGAAAGAAGCTACAGAAGACTGAGGGATTTGAGGGGATGCCCTTGTCACAGTTGAAGGCAATAGCAGATCGTGTATATAACAACCGTGATGCAGAAGAGGTTAAAGACAAGGAGAGGAGGATGaaggaaaaagcatgtttgttgGCAGCGGCCCTACAGGGGCCATCGGGACCAGCGGTTCCAGATTGGAGACgcggcagaggaagaggaagaggaagagaagtgatGGGAAGGAGTTCGTTAGATCGGAACCAGTGTGCCTACTGTAAAGGTTATAATCACTGGAAGAATGAATgtccagagagagaaaagaagttcAAAAGACAGATAGAAGGAGAAGCGACTATGAAAGGAGCTAGAGGATTGTTACAGGGAGGACTATATCGTGGAAGACCATCGGAAATCGGAGGCAGGATTCCTTACCCCCAAGAGACAGAACCAGAAGAATCGTATCCCGCACGGCCATAG
- the LOC133366267 gene encoding sodium-dependent neutral amino acid transporter B(0)AT2-like, protein MEKSKVDLESAANPEGEFNQDLLPDELNARPAWGSKAQYILAQVGFSVGLGNVWRFPYLCHQNGGGAFLLLYLLLLFVIGIPLFFLELAAGQIIRQGSIGVWKYISPRLAGIGFASCVVCSFVALYYNVIIAWSLFYLGNSFQFPLPWNNCPETSNQTAPETECDDSSPTVYFWYRKALHVTSSIEESGGLDPALTGCLFAAWALVCLAMIKGIKSSGKVLYFSSLFPYVVLLCFLVRALLLEGAVDGIRIMFTPKLSIWGDMQVWRQAATQVFFALGLGFGTIIAYSSYNPRHNNCHIDGLLVSGINFLTSVLATLVVFAVLGFRANIITQDCVERNTNILSHLVLNGSLPAVLLQQGNFSDLSAAEYSTWYRGLQNDTAEKLLQNWEIRDCRAEDEMNKGVEGTGLAFIAFTEAMTLFPTAPFWSVLFFFMLLNLGLSTMLGNMQGIITPLLDNFHSLRRRRTLFTVLCCIVGFLLGLVFMQRSGNYFVMMFDDYSATLPLLIVVAFEAFAVAWIYGADRFSSDIEAMLGWRPWRIYGYMWRFVSLASILCLLLASLVRMFLKRPTYQAWNREKAKEQQLEYPPWALGLLVSLIVAAALPIPAMFFRQLLREWFAQRDNRPGMVMAPVPTEDKDEVAEEESSPAECDRQGNGYLLVQAEDRQD, encoded by the exons ATGGAGAAGTCCAAAGTGGACCTAGAATCCGCAGCAAACCCTGAAGGCGAATTCAATCAAGATCTGCTCCCCGATGAACTCAATGCCCGGCCTGCGTGGGGATCAAAGGCTCAGTACATCCTAGCCCAGGTTGGCTTTTCAGTTGGGCTAGGCAATGTCTGGCGCTTCCCTTACCTTTGCCATCAAAATGGGGGAG GTGCTTTCTTGCTGCTGTACCTGCTGCTTCTCTTTGTCATTGGGATCCCCCTGTTTTTCCTGGAACTGGCAGCTGGACAGATTATCCGACAGGGGAGCATTGGAGTCTGGAAGTACATCAGCCCACGCCTGGCTGGCATTGGCTTTGCGAGCTGTGTG GTTTGTTCCTTTGTTGCCTTGTATTATAATGTCATAATTGCGTGGAGTCTTTTCTACCTGGGTAACTCCTTCCAGTTTCCCTTACCCTGGAATAACTGCCCAGAAACATCCAATCAAACTGCTCCAG AAACAGAGTGTGATGACAGTTCTCCAACTGTCTACTTCTGGTACCGCAAGGCCTTGCATGTGACCAGCTCCATCGAGGAGAGTGGAGGGCTTGACCCCGCTCTGACCGGCTGCCTCTTTGCTGCTTGGGCTCTTGTGTGTTTGGCTATGATCAAAGGCATCAAATCCTCTGGCAAG GTTCTGTATTTCAGCTCTCTCTTCCCTTATGTGGTCCTCTTGTGCTTCCTTGTACGAGCATTGCTGCTAGAAGGAGCAGTTGATGGGATCAGAATCATGTTCACGCCCAAG CTGTCCATCTGGGGAGATATGCAGGTCTGGCGCCAGGCAGCCACCCAGGTCTTCTTTGCCTTGGGGTTGGGCTTTGGCACCATCATTGCCTATTCCAGCTACAACCCGCGCCACAACAACTGCCACATCGACGGGCTGCTTGTGTCTGGGATCAACTTCCTTACCTCAGTACTGGCCACGCTTGTGGTGTTTGCCGTGCTGGGCTTCCGCGCCAACATCATCACGCAGGACTGTGTGGAGAG gaatacAAACATCCTGTCTCATCTGGTGCTGaatggctccctccctgctgtgCTACTCCAGCAGGGAAACTTCTCCGACCTCTCTGCTGCTGAGTACAGCACTTGGTATCGGGGACTCCAGAACGACACCGCAGAGAAGTTGCTGCAGAACTGGGAGATCAGAGACTGCCGTGCAGAGGATGAGATGAATAAG GGTGTGGAGGGCACAGGACTGGCTTTCATCGCCTTCACGGAGGCCATGACCCTGTTTCCAACAGCCCCATTCTGGTCTGTGCTATTCTTTTTCATGCTGCTGAACTTGGGGCTGAGCACCATGCTGGGAAACATGCAAGGGATCATCACCCCCTTGCTGGACAACTTCCACAGCCTACGCCGTCGGCGGACCCTCTTCACAG TGCTATGTTGTATTGTTGGATTCCTGCTGGGCCTGGTTTTCATGCAGCGCTCAGGCAACTATTTTGTGATGATGTTTGACGACTATTCGGCCACCCTGCCCCTGCTTATTGTTGTAGCTTTTGAAGCTTTTGCCGTGGCTTGGATCTATGGAGCTGACAG GTTCTCAAGTGACATTGAAGCCATGCTGGGCTGGCGGCCTTGGAGGATATATGGCTACATGTGGCGCTTTGTTAGCCTAGCATCAATCTTGTGCCTGCTGCTAGCAAGTTTGGTACGCATGTTTTTGAAGCGGCCCACCTATCAAGCTTGGaatagagaaaag GCAAAGGAGCAGCAGCTGGAGTATCCACCTTGGGCCCTGGGCCTCCTTGTAAGCCTTATTGTTGCGGCTGCTCTTCCCATCCCGGCCATGTTTTTTCGACAACtcttgagagagtggtttgcccaGCGTGACAACCGGCCTGGTATGGTGATGGCACCTGTACCCACGGAGGATAAAGATGAGGTGGCAGAAGAAGAGAGCTCCCCCGCTGAATGTGATCGCCAAGGCAATGGGTACCTGCTTGTCCAGGCAGAAGACAGGCAGGACTGA